A stretch of DNA from uncultured Pseudodesulfovibrio sp.:
TGGATGAGTCCGCGTCTCATTAGCTTGTTGGTGGGGTAATGGCCTACCAAGGCAACGATGAGTAGCTGGTCTGAGAGGATGATCAGCCACACTGGGACTGAAACACGGCCCAGACTCCTACGGGAGGCAGCAGTGGGGAATATTGCGCAATGGGGGAAACCCTGACGCAGCGACGCCGCGTGTAGGAAGAAGGCCTTCGGGTCGTAAACTACTGTCAAGAGGGAAGAAACTGTTGGACATTAATACGGTCCTTCACTGACGGTACCTCTAGAGGAAGCACCGGCTAACTCCGTGCCAGCAGCCGCGGTAATACGGAGGGTGCGAGCGTTAATCGGAATCACTGGGCGTAAAGCGTGCGTAGGCGGCGTATCAAGTCAGACGTGAAAGCCCTCGGCTCAACCGGGGAATTGCGTTTGAAACTGGTATGCTAGAGTCTCGGAGAGGTTGGCGGAATTCCAGGTGTAGGAGTGAAATCCGTAGATATCTGGAGGAACACCGGTGGCGAAGGCGGCCAACTGGACGAGTACTGACGCTGAGGTACGAAAGCGTGGGTAGCAAACAGGATTAGATACCCTGGTAGTCCACGCTGTAAACGATGGATATTAGGTGTCGGGGTTTATCTTCGGTGCCGCAGTTAACGCGTTAAATATCCCGCCTGGGGAGTACGGTCGCAAGGCTGAAACTCAAAGGAATTGACGGGGGCCCGCACAAGCGGTGGAGTATGTGGTTTAATTCGATGCAACGCGAAGAACCTTACCTAGGCTTGACATCCTGAGAATCCCTCCGAAACGAGGGAGTGCCCTTCGGGGAATTCAGTGACAGGTGCTGCATGGCTGTCGTCAGCTCGTGCCGTGAGGTGTTGGGTTAAGTCCCGCAACGAGCGCAACCCCTATTGCTAGTTGCCATCACATAATGGTGGGCACTCTAGTGAGACTGCCCGGGTCAACCGGGAGGAAGGTGGGGATGACGTCAAGTCATCATGGCCCTTACGCCTAGGGCTACACACGTACTACAATGGTGCATACAAAGGGCAGCGACACCGCGAGGTTTAGCCAATCCCAAAAAATGCATCCCAGTCCGGATCGGAGTCTGCAACTCGACTCCGTGAAGTTGGAATCGCTAGTAATCCCGGATCAGCATGCCGGGGTGAATACGTTCCCGGGCCTTGTACACACCGCCCGTCACACCACGAAAGCTGGTTCTACCCGACAACGGCGGACTAACCCTTCGGGAGGTAGTCGTCTACGGTAGGGCTGGTGATTGGGGTGAAGTCGTAACAAGGTAGCCGTAGGGGAACCTGCGGCTGGATCACCTCCTTTATAGAGTAAGCTCAACTCGCTATTTAATTGCAAGGACCAAGAGTCTTTGTAGTGCGGCCAGGGGGCCTATAGCTCAGTTGGTTAGAGCGCACGCCTGATAAGCGTGAGGTCGATAGTTCAAATCTATCTAGGCCCACCATGTTTATCCAGAGGGGGTGTAGCTCAGCTGGGAGAGCATCGGCTTTGCAAGCCGAGGGTCGTGGGTTCGAGCCCCTCCACCTCCACCAGAATCTGATGGACATGGACAGGCAAGACCGACCGGGACGCACATAAGATCTTTGACAGTTAAATAGGGTAAGAAGAGAGAATTCCTAGTTAAATAAGTTACTAAGGGCACAAGGTGGATGCCTTGGCACTAGGAGGCGATGAAGGACGTGATAGGCTGCGATATGCCTGGGGGAGGAGCCAAATATCCTTTGATCCCGGGATTTCCGAATGGGGAAACCCACATGGAGTCATTTCCATGTATCTCTTTGCTGAATACATAGGCTTAGAGAGGCGAACGCGGTGAAGTGAAACATCTCAGTAACCGCAGGAGAAGAAATCAAAAGAGATTCCGGAAGTAGCGGCGAGCGAACCTGGAACAGGCCAAACCGTTCAGTTTCGACTGGGCGGGGTTGTAGGGCCGGTTATATCGATCCATGATTAGATAAGGGAACAGGTTGGGAAACCTGGCTATAGAGAGTGAAAGCCTCGTACCTTAAATCGAAAGTGGCGTGACCGGTACCTGAGTACCGCGGGACACGTGAAACCCCGTGGGAATCCGGGAGGACCATCTCCCAAGCCTAAATACTCCCTAGTGACCGATAGCGAACCAGTACCGTGAGGGAAAGGTGAAAAGAACCCCTGTTAGGGGAGTGAAATAGAACCTGAAACCATGTGCCTACAAGCTGTGGGAGCGGACTTGTTCCGTGACCGCGTGCTTTTTGCATAACGGGCCAGCGAGTTAATCTGTAGTGCGAGGTTAAGTCTTAAGACGTAGCCGTAGCGAAAGCGAGTCTGAATAGGGCGACAAGTAGTGCGGATTAGACCCGAAGCCGGGTGATCTATCCATGAGCAGGCTGAAACTTGAGTAAAATCAAGTGGAGGGCCGAACCAGTATCGGTTGAAAACGATTTGGATGACTTGTGGATAGGGGTGAAAGGCCAATCAAACCCGGTGATAGCTGGTTCTCCCCGAAATATATTGAGGTATAGCGTCACATTAGTTTGCCGGAGGTAGAGCACTGACAGGGCTAGGGGCCCCACCAGGTTACCAACCCCTTTCAAACTCCGAATGCCGGTAAATGATGTGTGGCAGTCAGGCTATGGGTGCGAAGGCCCGTGGCCAAAAGGGAAACAGCCCAGACCAACAGCTAAGGTCTCTAAATCAATGCTAAGTGGGAAAGGTGGTGGAGTTGCTGATACATCCAGGAGGTTGGCTTAGAAGCAGCCATCCTTTAAAGAAAGCGTAATAGCTCACTGGCCTAGCGATTCTGCGCCGAAAATGTAACGGGGCTAAGCATTGTACCGAAGCTTTGGGTTCATAGTTTACTATGAGCGGTAGGGGAGCGTTCTCAGATGGGACGAAGGTGTACCGTGAGGTATGCTGGACTAATGAGAAGTGAATATGCTGGCATGAGTAACGATAAAATAAGTGAGAAACTTATTCGCCGTAAACCTAAGGTTTCCTGGGTAAAGCTAATCTTCCCAGGGTAAGTCGGCCCCTAAGGCGAGGCAGAAATGCGTAGTCGATGGGAAACAGGTTAATATTCCTGTACATGTATACGTGTGCGATGGAGGGACGCAGGAGGATAGGCGGTCCGGGTGTTGGATATCCCGGTGCAAGCGTGTAGGGTTGAGTCGTAGGCAAATCCGCGATTCTATATGCCTGAGACGTGATGCCGTGTCATTAAACTGACTGAAGCCGTTGAGTCCATGCTGCCAAGAAAAGCTCCTAAGTTTAGCGTATGCATACCGTACCGCAAACCAACACAGGTAGGTGGGTCGAGCAGACCAAGGCGCTTGAGAGAACTCTGGTTAAGGAACTCGGCAAAATGACCCCGTAAGTTCGCGAGAAGGGGTGCTCGAATCCATGACCATTTGACTATGCGAGTGGATTTGAGACGCAGGAATCGGGGGGGGCGACTGTTTACTAAAAACATAGGTCTCTGCTAAGTCGTAAGACGATGTATAGGGACTGACGCCTGCCCGGTGCTGGAAGGTTAAGAGGTGAGGTTAGACTTCGGTCGAAGCTTTAAATCGAAGCCCCAGTAAACGGCGGCCGTAACTATAACGGTCCTAAGGTAGCGAAATTCCTTGTCGGGTAAGTTCCGACCTGCACGAATGGCGTAACGATCTCCCCGCTGTCTCAACCAGAGACTCAGTGAAATTGAATTCCCGGTGAAAATGCCGGGTACCCGCGGAAGGACGGAAAGACCCTGTGCACCTTTACTGCAGCTTGACATTGGTATTTGATTAATAATGTGTAGGATAGGTGGGAGACTTTGAAGCGTGTACGCCAGTATGCGTGGAGTCAACCTTGAAATACCACCCTTTATTACTTAGGTATCTAATCCATAACCGTTATCCGGTGTGGAGACAGTGTCTGGTGGGTAGTTTGACTGGGGCGGTCGCCTCCTAAAATGTAACGGAGGCTTGCAAAGGTTCCCTCAGGCTGATTGGAAACCAGCCGTTGAGTGCAAAGGCATAAGGGAGCTTGACTGTGAGAGAGACATCTCGAGCAGGAACGAAAGTTGGTCTTAGTGATCCGGTGGTTCCGAATGGAAGGGCCATCGCTCATAGGATAAAAGGTACGCCGGGGATAACAGGCTGATCGCGTCCAAGAGTTCACATCGACGACGCGGTTTGGCACCTCGATGTCGGCTCATCACATCCTGGGGCTGAAGCAGGTCCCAAGGGTACGGCTGTTCGCCGTTTAAAGTGGTACGCGAGCTGGGTTTAAAACGTCGTGAGACAGTTTGGTCCCTATCCTCCGTGGGCGTAGGAGAATTGAAGAGGGTCTGCCCCTAGTACGAGAGGACCGGGGTGGACGAACCTATGGTGTTCCTGTTGTCACGCCAGTGGCACTGCAGGGTAGCTAAGTTCGGAACGGATAACCGCTGAAAGCATCTAAGCGGGAAGCCAGCCTTAAGATTAGTTCTCCCTGGACTATATGTCCCTGAAGATCCCTTGAAGACTACAAGGTTGATAGGCTGGAGGTGTAAGCAACGTGAGTTGTTCAGCTGACCAGTACTAATAGATCGTGCGGCTTATTTAACAATTAATGGAATTCTCTCTTCCCCTATTTACTAATATATTCCGAACTCCGGTTCGCCAAAATTTTCTTGGTGGCCAAGGAGGAGGGGGTACACCCGGTCCCATTCCGAACCCGGTAGTTAAGCCCTCCATCGCCGATGATACTGCATGGTAGCGTGTGGGAAAGTAGGTCGCCGCCAAGGAATATTTCAAAAGCCCTCAGTCAATCGACTGAGGGCTTTTTGTGTTTCTTGCACAACTGAGAGATCTTCCTTGACGCACAGTGTCGGCGCTTCGCTCGAAATCCCAACTTCTTCCCTTTGTAGTCTCTCCTCGTGTCTCCCTGGCGCGCGAGCATCTCAAACCATTGTTGCCTATTCTGCGCAAAAATCTCCTTTGTGATAAATCGCTTCCTTCTTCATATGTGTTTTTATCAAAAGATCTTAGGGGAACTGGCTGCGAAATCTGGAAGCGATCACCGAGCGTCCTGCTGTTTTTCGGAAGATGGAAAGCAATGTGGATCCTGAATGGTAATCGATAGCAGAGAAGTAGGGCGGTATTGACTCAAATCTGGACGATCCGGTGTGTCTGGAAACAAAGAAACAGATGAAATCATTGGGTACCGCTATCCATTTGGTCGCATCCAATCCGCTTTTCTGTGAGTTTTTCTGCCTGCCTGGAACCCAATTGAACCATTGGGGAGAAACAGGTGACAGGTGTTATGGTGATGTTTTCCTTTTTCTTGGGGCATGCAACTCCCATTTTGAAGCTCGGTAGAGGTACCCAAAGCTGATTCGCGAGAGCTTTTTGGGAGGACGTACACTGCTTGTATCGCGAGGCCCTTTTGTCTGTCGGTTGGACGGCTTTGTTATATCGCTTATTGCCTTCACTCGCACTTTCAGATGGTTACGTAAGTGCTTTTGATTGCTGGGAACATTGTTGAGTGGACAATGATGGGTTGTGGAAGAAAAAGTTTCACCAAAATCAAAAAAGGTGTTGACGAGTGAGGCCTGAACACATAGGTTCCCATTCCTGCCTGCGGGTGGGGTCAACATCCAAATTGATTTTGAAAAAAGTTGGAAAAAGGTGTTGACGGGGACGAAGCAAACGCTTAGTTTCCCCTTCCTGCCTGACGGCAGGGACGTTCTTTGAGAAAAAGACATATCTGGTCTTTGACAATTAAATAGCGAGTTGAGCAAAAAAGATCACAAGAATCACAGCCCGTTTAATACGAGTATAAGATTGAAGTGATCACATTCTCCAAGTTTATCAACTGGAGAGTTTGATCCTGGCTCAGATTGAACGCTGGCGGCGTGCTTAACACATGCAAGTCGAGCGAGAAAGCTCTCTTCGGAGAGTGAGTAGAGCGGCGCACGGGTGAGTAACGCGTGGATAATCTGCCCTGAAGATCGGGATAACAGCTGGAAACGACTGCTAATACCGTATAATCTGCATATTTAACTTTATGTGGGAAAGATGGCCTCTATTTATAAGCTATCGCTTTTGGATGAGTCCGCGTCTCATTAGCTTGTTGGTGGGGTAATGGCCTACCAAGGCAACGATGAGTAGCTGGTCTGAGAGGATGATCAGCCACACTGGGACTGAAACACGGCCCAGACTCCTACGGGAGGCAGCAGTGGGGAATATTGCGCAATGGGGGAAACCCTGACGCAGCGACGCCGCGTGTAGGAAGAAGGCCTTCGGGTCGTAAACTACTGTCAAGAGGGAAGAAACTGTTGGACATTAATACGGTCCTTCACTGACGGTACCTCTAGAGGAAGCACCGGCTAACTCCGTGCCAGCAGCCGCGGTAATACGGAGGGTGCGAGCGTTAATCGGAATCACTGGGCGTAAAGCGTGCGTAGGCGGCGTATCAAGTCAGACGTGAAAGCCCTCGGCTCAACCGGGGAATTGCGTTTGAAACTGGTATGCTAGAGTCTCGGAGAGGTTGGCGGAATTCCAGGTGTAGGAGTGAAATCCGTAGATATCTGGAGGAACACCGGTGGCGAAGGCGGCCAACTGGACGAGTACTGACGCTGAGGTACGAAAGCGTGGGTAGCAAACAGGATTAGATACCCTGGTAGTCCACGCTGTAAACGATGGATATTAGGTGTCGGGGTTTATCTTCGGTGCCGCAGTTAACGCGTTAAATATCCCGCCTGGGGAGTACGGTCGCAAGGCTGAAACTCAAAGGAATTGACGGGGGCCCGCACAAGCGGTGGAGTATGTGGTTTAATTCGATGCAACGCGAAGAACCTTACCTAGGCTTGACATCCTGAGAATCCCTCCGAAACGAGGGAGTGCCCTTCGGGGAATTCAGTGACAGGTGCTGCATGGCTGTCGTCAGCTCGTGCCGTGAGGTGTTGGGTTAAGTCCCGCAACGAGCGCAACCCCTATTGCTAGTTGCCATCACATAATGGTGGGCACTCTAGTGAGACTGCCCGGGTCAACCGGGAGGAAGGTGGGGATGACGTCAAGTCATCATGGCCCTTACGCCTAGGGCTACACACGTACTACAATGGTGCATACAAAGGGCAGCGACACCGCGAGGTTTAGCCAATCCCAAAAAATGCATCCCAGTCCGGATCGGAGTCTGCAACTCGACTCCGTGAAGTTGGAATCGCTAGTAATCCCGGATCAGCATGCCGGGGTGAATACGTTCCCGGGCCTTGTACACACCGCCCGTCACACCACGAAAGCTGGTTCTACCCGACAACGGCGGACTAACCCTTCGGGAGGTAGTCGTCTACGGTAGGGCTGGTGATTGGGGTGAAGTCGTAACAAGGTAGCCGTAGGGGAACCTGCGGCTGGATCACCTCCTTTATAGAGTAAGCTCAACTCGCTATTTAATTGCAAGGACCAAGAGTCTTTGTAGTGCGGCCAGGGGGCCTATAGCTCAGTTGGTTAGAGCGCACGCCTGATAAGCGTGAGGTCGATAGTTCAAATCTATCTAGGCCCACCATGTTTATCCAGAGGGGGTGTAGCTCAGCTGGGAGAGCATCGGCTTTGCAAGCCGAGGGTCGTGGGTTCGAGCCCCTCCACCTCCACCAGAATCTGATGGACATGGACAGGCAAGACCGACCGGGACGCACATAAGATCTTTGACAGTTAAATAGGGTAAGAAGAGAGAATTCCTAGTTAAATAAGTTACTAAGGGCACAAGGTGGATGCCTTGGCACTAGGAGGCGATGAAGGACGTGATAGGCTGCGATATGCCTGGGGGAGGAGCCAAATATCCTTTGATCCCGGGATTTCCGAATGGGGAAACCCACATGGAGTCATTTCCATGTATCTCTTTGCTGAATACATAGGCTTAGAGAGGCGAACGCGGTGAAGTGAAACATCTCAGTAACCGCAGGAGAAGAAATCAAAAGAGATTCCGGAAGTAGCGGCGAGCGAACCTGGAACAGGCCAAACCGTTCAGTTTCGACTGGGCGGGGTTGTAGGGCCGGTTATATCGATCCATGATTAGATAAGGGAACAGGTTGGGAAACCTGGCTATAGAGAGTGAAAGCCTCGTACCTTAAATCGAAAGTGGCGTGACCGGTACCTGAGTACCGCGGGACACGTGAAACCCCGTGGGAATCCGGGAGGACCATCTCCCAAGCCTAAATACTCCCTAGTGACCGATAGCGAACCAGTACCGTGAGGGAAAGGTGAAAAGAACCCCTGTTAGGGGAGTGAAATAGAACCTGAAACCATGTGCCTACAAGCTGTGGGAGCGGACTTGTTCCGTGACCGCGTGCTTTTTGCATAACGGGCCAGCGAGTTAATCTGTAGTGCGAGGTTAAGTCTTAAGACGTAGCCGTAGCGAAAGCGAGTCTGAATAGGGCGACAAGTAGTGCGGATTAGACCCGAAGCCGGGTGATCTATCCATGAGCAGGCTGAAACTTGAGTAAAATCAAGTGGAGGGCCGAACCAGTATCGGTTGAAAACGATTTGGATGACTTGTGGATAGGGGTGAAAGGCCAATCAAACCCGGTGATAGCTGGTTCTCCCCGAAATATATTGAGGTATAGCGTCACATTAGTTTGCCGGAGGTAGAGCACTGACAGGGCTAGGGGCCCCACCAGGTTACCAACCCCTTTCAAACTCCGAATGCCGGTAAATGATGTGTGGCAGTCAGGCTATGGGTGCGAAGGCCCGTGGCCAAAAGGGAAACAGCCCAGACCAACAGCTAAGGTCTCTAAATCAATGCTAAGTGGGAAAGGTGGTGGAGTTGCTGATACATCCAGGAGGTTGGCTTAGAAGCAGCCATCCTTTAAAGAAAGCGTAATAGCTCACTGGCCTAGCGATTCTGCGCCGAAAATGTAACGGGGCTAAGCATTGTACCGAAGCTTTGGGTTCATAGTTTACTATGAGCGGTAGGGGAGCGTTCTCAGATGGGACGAAGGTGTACCGTGAGGTATGCTGGACTAATGAGAAGTGAATATGCTGGCATGAGTAACGATAAAATAAGTGAGAAACTTATTCGCCGTAAACCTAAGGTTTCCTGGGTAAAGCTAATCTTCCCAGGGTAAGTCGGCCCCTAAGGCGAGGCAGAAATGCGTAGTCGATGGGAAACAGGTTAATATTCCTGTACATGTATACGTGTGCGATGGAGGGACGCAGGAGGATAGGCGGTCCGGGTGTTGGATATCCCGGTGCAAGCGTGTAGGGTTGAGTCGTAGGCAAATCCGCGATTCTATATGCCTGAGACGTGATGCCGTGTCATTAAACTGACTGAAGCCGTTGAGTCCATGCTGCCAAGAAAAGCTCCTAAGTTTAGCGTATGCATACCGTACCGCAAACCAACACAGGTAGGTGGGTCGAGCAGACCAAGGCGCTTGAGAGAACTCTGGTTAAGGAACTCGGCAAAATGACCCCGTAAGTTCGCGAGAAGGGGTGCTCGAATCCATGACCATTTGACTATGCGAGTGGATTTGAGACGCAGGAATCGGGGGGGGCGACTGTTTACTAAAAACATAGGTCTCTGCTAAGTCGTAAGACGATGTATAGGGACTGACGCCTGCCCGGTGCTGGAAGGTTAAGAGGTGAGGTTAGACTTCGGTCGAAGCTTTAAATCGAAGCCCCAGTAAACGGCGGCCGTAACTATAACGGTCCTAAGGTAGCGAAATTCCTTGTCGGGTAAGTTCCGACCTGCACGAATGGCGTAACGATCTCCCCGCTGTCTCAACCAGAGACTCAGTGAAATTGAATTCCCGGTGAAAATGCCGGGTACCCGCGGAAGGACGGAAAGACCCTGTGCACCTTTACTGCAGCTTGACATTGGTATTTGATTAATAATGTGTAGGATAGGTGGGAGACTTTGAAGCGTGTACGCCAGTATGCGTGGAGTCAACCTTGAAATACCACCCTTTATTACTTAGGTATCTAATCCATAACCGTTATCCGGTGTGGAGACAGTGTCTGGTGGGTAGTTTGACTGGGGCGGTCGCCTCCTAAAATGTAACGGAGGCTTGCAAAGGTTCCCTCAGGCTGATTGGAAACCAGCCGTTGAGTGCAAAGGCATAAGGGAGCTTGACTGTGAGAGAGACATCTCGAGCAGGAACGAAAGTTGGTCTTAGTGATCCGGTGGTTCCGAATGGAAGGGCCATCGCTCATAGGATAAAAGGTACGCCGGGGATAACAGGCTGATCGCGTCCAAGAGTTCACATCGACGACGCGGTTTGGCACCTCGATGTCGGCTCATCACATCCTGGGGCTGAAGCAGGTCCCAAGGGTACGGCTGTTCGCCGTTTAAAGTGGTACGCGAGCTGGGTTTAAAACGTCGTGAGACAGTTTGGTCCCTATCCTCCGTGGGCGTAGGAGAATTGAAGAGGGTCTGCCCCTAGTACGAGAGGACCGGGGTGGACGAACCTATGGTGTTCCTGTTGTCACGCCAGTGGCACTGCAGGGTAGCTAAGTTCGGAACGGATAACCGCTGAAAGCATCTAAGCGGGAAGCCAGCCTTAAGATTAGTTCTCCCTGGACTATATGTCCCTGAAGATCCCTTGAAGACTACAAGGTTGATAGGCTGGAGGTGTAAGCAACGTGAGTTGTTCAGCTGACCAGTACTAATAGATCGTGCGGCTTATTTAACAATTAATGGAATTCTCTCTTCCCCTATTTACTAATATATTCCGAACTCCGGTTCGCCAAAATTTTCTTGGTGGCCAAGGAGGAGGGGGTACACCCGGTCCCATTCCGAACCCGGTAGTTAAGCCCTCCATCGCCGATGATACTGCATGGTAGCGTGTGGGAAAGTAGGTCGCCGCCAAGGAATATTTCAAAAGCCCTCAGTCAATCGACTGAGGGCTTTTTGCGTTTCTTGCTCAACTGAGAGATCGCTCGCTTCAGCTTGTTATGGATTTGGAAATATCCTTGCCGGGGCGTGAAGTGTTTGAGATACTGTTTGAAGCCGGATTATTTTAGCTTAAGGAGGGGTTATGGCGACTTTGAAAGCTGTGCCCAAGGTCATACCCATCCGGAACAAGGAAATTACCAAGGAAAAGCTGGTCAAGGCCGTAGGTAAAGTTCTTGCCGAAGTCGGGTTTCAGCGCCTTGGTGTGAACATGATAGCCCGTGAAGCCGGTGTGGATAAGAAGTTGATCTATCGGTATTATCAAGGCTTGGAAGGACTTGTTGCCGAATACGGACGGACTGTTGAGTTTTGGCCCACGGCCGAGGAATTGCTGGGTGAAGATGCGGAGCGTATTAAGGCAATGGCTCCATCCGATCTCATGTCCCAATTTTTCAGGCGCTATCTGCGAGCGATTTTGCGCAGGCCGCAAACACTCGAGATCCTGGCTTGGGAGGGAGTTGTCCGAAACGATTTGACCCGTGCCTTGGAAGAAGTCCGAGTCAAGACCGCGCTGGAATTCTTTGAGTTGATGCAGACCGATCCGCCGGAGGACGTAGACCTGACTGCGCTGGTCATGATTCTGGCCGCTTCAGTCAATTTCCTGGCTGTGCGTTCACGAATACATCGCAGCTTGGGCGGCGTTGACCTCCAGTCCGATGCGGGATGGAAACGCATAGAAGATACTTTGGACATAATGCTCACCCGAACGCTTACGCATTGAAAAAGGCCCGGGAATCTATCCCGGGCCTTTTCCTTTTTGGGTTCATCTTTTCCTTTAGCATGATTCGAATTTCGTTGATTCTAAGGCATCCGCTTTTACGCAGCTCCGGAAACGACTCTAGCCAGTTCGTCTACTATCTGAATCTGGCTTCCAATCACGGCAAGGCCTCCGATTGTATCGCCCGCCGATCCTGCGAGGATGCATGCCAACAGCATCTGGAGATTTGCGAGCTGATGAAGGACGTCTCAGAACCCTATGACAACGGCCCAGGTTTACCAACAAAGTAGGGTAAATACCTCGAACAAGATGCTGGTCGCTTTCCATTCGCGCGAGAAGAACTGCGTTTGATTTTCCAGGGCCATCCGGGCCTCATTATCAGTAATAATTGATCAAGACGAAGGAATATAGCCAGGTTGCTTTATGAGTAGTACCATTCCTACGGAAAATGACGGCAAAGTCGTCACCGGCGCGCTGTTCATGTCCATTCTCGGGGCATTGATGGCGTTCACGTCATTGTCTACGGACATTTATCTTCCGGCGATGCCGGCAATGGCCCAAGAGCTTAACGGCGACGCCGAACTCACCATTACCGGTTTTCTGGTGGGCTTTACCTTTGCCCAGCTCCTTTGGGGACCGATCAGCGACAGCCGGGGGCGGAAGATGCCGCTCTACATCGGGATGCTGATCTTTGCCGTAGGAGCGGCCGGTTGCGCCATGTCGCACACGATCCCGCAGATCGTTTTCTGGCGCGTTGTTCAGGCCTTCGGCGCATGCTCCGGCCCCATGCTGGCCCGCGCCATGGTTCGGGATCTGTTCTCCCGCACAAAGGCCGCCCAGACGCTTTCGACACTGATGATCATCATGGCCATCGCGCCGATCATAGGCCCGCTCATGGGAGGCCAGATCATTCGGGTCAGCACCTGGCACACAATATTCTGGCTGCTTACGGCCATCGGTTCATTCATGTTCGTGTCACTCTTCTGGCTGCCGGAGACACTGCCTGCGGAGAAGCGCTCATCCACTTCCATAGGCACGGCTTTTACCAACTATTTCTCCCTTCTGAAACACAAGGTGTTCATGCGGTTCACCCTTTGTGTGACCTTCTATTATGTGGCTGCGTACGCTTTTATTGCCGGATCACCGAGGGTGTACATCTCTTATTTCGGCGTCGATCCTCAGCATTACGGCTGGCTGTTCGCCGTCAACATCGTCGGGGTTATGACCCTCAGCTTTTTCAACCGTTATCTGGTTATTCGTTTCTCCCTGCGCAAGCTGCTCCAGATCGCTACGGCAATCGCTTTTATGGCCATAGCGACCATGGCCGTATGCGTAAGGCAGGAACTCTACGGCATGACCATCATCGTCAGTATGATATTCCTCTTCTTCTCAATGAACGGGATCGTGGCTGCCTCGGCCACGGCGGCCGCTTTGGATGAAGTGCCCCATATCGCGGGATCCGCATCCGCGTTGATTGGGGCGCTGCAGTATG
This window harbors:
- a CDS encoding TetR/AcrR family transcriptional regulator — protein: MATLKAVPKVIPIRNKEITKEKLVKAVGKVLAEVGFQRLGVNMIAREAGVDKKLIYRYYQGLEGLVAEYGRTVEFWPTAEELLGEDAERIKAMAPSDLMSQFFRRYLRAILRRPQTLEILAWEGVVRNDLTRALEEVRVKTALEFFELMQTDPPEDVDLTALVMILAASVNFLAVRSRIHRSLGGVDLQSDAGWKRIEDTLDIMLTRTLTH
- a CDS encoding multidrug effflux MFS transporter — its product is MSSTIPTENDGKVVTGALFMSILGALMAFTSLSTDIYLPAMPAMAQELNGDAELTITGFLVGFTFAQLLWGPISDSRGRKMPLYIGMLIFAVGAAGCAMSHTIPQIVFWRVVQAFGACSGPMLARAMVRDLFSRTKAAQTLSTLMIIMAIAPIIGPLMGGQIIRVSTWHTIFWLLTAIGSFMFVSLFWLPETLPAEKRSSTSIGTAFTNYFSLLKHKVFMRFTLCVTFYYVAAYAFIAGSPRVYISYFGVDPQHYGWLFAVNIVGVMTLSFFNRYLVIRFSLRKLLQIATAIAFMAIATMAVCVRQELYGMTIIVSMIFLFFSMNGIVAASATAAALDEVPHIAGSASALIGALQYGSGIVSSLLLAVFSKGTPWTMTWIMLLFTTAALLTVVGKTSKYA